In a genomic window of Leptospira hartskeerlii:
- a CDS encoding 4Fe-4S dicluster domain-containing protein: MFSKPFLLQPRTVKETGNRKTVLDEPYTLFPDRDALLLKDFPVRVSVGDPLFKQSSGSVLSPVNGIASLEHSEEGSKIRIVQDGNFIGSKPWIPKALKKEEVLEPMDRLGLVSLDFPEHSLLSYLKSRQKTSLIILAPFTRTQDVDYLPELKKNLECHTRFLEVLKTLFPEAQIRDYISGLKSPVKNYAYPWGIPEYFVSQTEKIPFSKIKEILYLGPETLYNLYRALFADFPFIEREIALYFLGKNGGLRKADSTVRIRNGQSLKFLFEEYGPKYSNFTLNSFYEKNPVREIKKGFYWDIRQNYSLVFLTKHDSGRREFPCVECGECSYNCPTQANPMALVSSFGNFNSSLCMECGICTFLCPSTISLRNKIRTWKEANHGF; the protein is encoded by the coding sequence TTGTTCTCAAAACCGTTCCTTCTCCAGCCCAGGACCGTAAAAGAAACGGGAAATCGTAAAACGGTCCTGGACGAACCCTACACACTTTTCCCGGATAGAGATGCCTTATTACTTAAGGATTTTCCAGTCCGGGTAAGTGTAGGAGATCCTCTCTTCAAACAATCCTCAGGTTCAGTTCTCTCTCCGGTAAACGGGATCGCTTCATTAGAACATAGCGAAGAAGGATCTAAGATCCGTATCGTTCAAGATGGGAATTTCATAGGTTCCAAACCCTGGATCCCAAAGGCTCTCAAAAAAGAAGAAGTACTCGAACCGATGGACAGACTTGGTTTGGTCAGTCTTGACTTTCCGGAACATTCTCTTTTATCTTATCTAAAATCCAGACAGAAAACATCTTTAATCATCTTAGCTCCATTTACAAGAACGCAAGATGTGGATTATCTTCCCGAGCTAAAAAAGAACTTAGAATGCCATACTCGTTTTCTGGAAGTTTTAAAAACCCTTTTTCCGGAAGCTCAGATCAGAGATTATATTTCCGGCCTAAAATCTCCCGTTAAAAATTACGCATATCCTTGGGGAATTCCGGAATATTTCGTTTCCCAGACTGAAAAAATCCCTTTTTCTAAAATTAAAGAAATTTTATATTTAGGACCAGAAACATTATATAATCTTTATAGAGCTTTATTTGCCGATTTCCCTTTTATAGAAAGAGAGATCGCTCTTTATTTCTTAGGAAAGAACGGTGGACTTAGAAAGGCAGATTCTACTGTTCGTATTCGTAACGGTCAGAGCCTGAAATTTTTATTCGAAGAATACGGTCCTAAATATTCTAACTTCACTCTCAATTCCTTTTACGAAAAGAATCCAGTTCGAGAGATTAAAAAGGGATTCTATTGGGATATCAGGCAGAACTATTCCTTAGTATTTTTGACTAAACATGATTCCGGGAGAAGGGAGTTCCCTTGTGTGGAATGCGGAGAATGTTCTTATAATTGCCCTACCCAAGCAAATCCTATGGCCTTGGTTTCCAGTTTCGGAAATTTTAATTCTTCTCTTTGTATGGAATGTGGGATCTGCACATTCCTTTGTCCTTCTACCATTTCATTAAGAAATAAGATCAGAACTTGGAAGGAGGCGAATCATGGCTTTTAG
- a CDS encoding PTS sugar transporter subunit IIA — MNQLLALLKPETVIFEIEGSSKEEVINQLLQKAVDSTLIARDDRDLVYESLMAREKSMSTGIGSGVAIPHCSVNLVDELKCVMGLSRKGIDFDAIDHLPVHIFILLIVPKSKFQEHIKTLAQIAKTLNVKEDREKLILSKNFEEIRKAFSA, encoded by the coding sequence ATGAACCAGCTCCTCGCTTTACTTAAGCCAGAGACTGTAATTTTTGAAATAGAAGGTTCCTCTAAGGAAGAAGTTATCAATCAACTTCTCCAGAAGGCCGTCGACTCGACGCTAATCGCTAGAGACGACAGGGACCTTGTGTACGAATCTCTCATGGCGAGAGAAAAGTCAATGTCTACGGGTATCGGAAGCGGCGTAGCGATCCCACATTGTTCGGTCAATCTGGTGGACGAACTTAAATGTGTAATGGGTCTTTCTCGAAAGGGCATCGACTTTGACGCAATCGACCATCTTCCCGTTCATATTTTTATTCTTCTGATCGTTCCCAAATCAAAATTCCAAGAACATATCAAAACCCTGGCGCAAATCGCAAAAACCCTCAATGTAAAAGAGGATCGTGAAAAACTGATCCTTTCCAAAAATTTCGAAGAGATCCGGAAAGCTTTCTCCGCGTGA
- a CDS encoding ABC transporter permease subunit: MLEEAKRFLIFAVFLSAISVFFSQLRSLNKEFLEADSGIQVQDSVDKSTNTGFVKEYLKFWKGLVSFDLGETESGDPVLSHILSRFWPTLHLAGFAVLTGTFFSVFLALVSLLPRFGFVGKVFGFISQLILSTPVFVVSVFLLVFFFLVLGWLPPGGYEPGNTAYVILPGSALGSRVFARLFIFAHQLAGTEKKSAYTNVLKTRGYSENRILFRHILLKVSPVLLILILLDLSSLLSGAIVVEEIFFFPGIGKSMYHAIRTMDSALLSALLFYSGTVFYILTRVSERVRDNLLGWEAGAA; the protein is encoded by the coding sequence TTGTTAGAAGAAGCGAAACGCTTTTTGATCTTTGCGGTTTTTCTTTCCGCAATTTCAGTATTTTTCTCGCAGCTCAGATCTCTAAATAAGGAATTTTTAGAGGCAGATTCAGGGATCCAAGTCCAGGATTCCGTAGATAAATCGACTAACACCGGTTTTGTGAAAGAATATCTTAAATTTTGGAAAGGTCTGGTCAGTTTCGATCTAGGAGAAACCGAATCAGGGGATCCTGTCCTTTCTCATATTCTTTCCAGATTTTGGCCCACATTACATTTGGCAGGATTCGCCGTTTTAACAGGCACATTCTTTTCTGTTTTTTTAGCATTGGTATCTCTTCTTCCTCGCTTTGGATTTGTGGGAAAAGTTTTCGGATTTATCAGCCAACTCATTTTATCTACCCCTGTATTCGTAGTTTCCGTTTTTCTATTAGTGTTTTTTTTTCTGGTACTTGGCTGGCTTCCTCCGGGAGGCTATGAGCCTGGAAATACTGCGTATGTGATCCTGCCTGGATCGGCGCTTGGCTCGAGAGTATTCGCTAGACTTTTTATTTTTGCCCACCAATTGGCCGGGACAGAAAAAAAATCCGCTTATACAAATGTTCTAAAGACAAGAGGATATTCAGAAAATCGAATATTGTTTCGGCATATTCTACTCAAAGTTTCACCAGTACTTCTCATCTTGATCTTATTGGATTTAAGTTCTTTGCTTTCGGGTGCAATCGTAGTAGAGGAGATCTTCTTCTTTCCTGGGATCGGTAAGTCCATGTATCATGCCATCAGGACTATGGATTCCGCATTACTTTCTGCACTTTTGTTTTATAGCGGGACGGTGTTCTATATTCTTACCAGAGTCTCGGAAAGAGTAAGGGATAATCTTTTGGGTTGGGAGGCAGGTGCCGCATGA
- a CDS encoding ABC transporter permease subunit, with protein MKTLNLLRYGTISLYLGLVIFGILFKSAPTELNLKESFLPPSFDFPFGKDRLGRDVFSMFAYGSLATFLFAFPARVLTLVVASLIGLASYTSPFFKKNVFSPLSSVFVSLPSLLLALLVVQVFGAGPGPLFLAIILGDWAQAYETVRAKIDEVSTSGYALAASCFGASKSYVFRAHLLPQAFQILRVLLFTGLPAVVMTLAIFGFLGISAGGEVFGPGLGEQIAFSKDYAQNAPWSLVFPTLGILGLVMTVGGKRP; from the coding sequence ATGAAAACTCTAAACCTGCTTCGATATGGCACGATCTCTCTGTATTTAGGTTTAGTAATATTTGGGATTTTATTCAAGTCGGCTCCTACTGAATTAAATTTAAAAGAATCTTTTCTTCCTCCTTCTTTTGATTTTCCATTCGGTAAGGATAGATTAGGAAGAGATGTATTTTCCATGTTTGCTTATGGAAGTTTGGCTACCTTCTTGTTTGCATTTCCTGCAAGAGTTTTGACTTTAGTTGTGGCTTCCTTGATCGGTTTGGCTTCTTATACTAGTCCATTTTTTAAGAAGAATGTATTCTCTCCTTTGTCTTCCGTATTTGTTTCTCTTCCTTCTTTACTTTTGGCTTTGCTTGTTGTTCAAGTGTTCGGAGCCGGACCTGGTCCTTTGTTTTTGGCAATTATACTTGGAGATTGGGCGCAAGCTTACGAAACAGTTCGCGCGAAGATAGACGAGGTAAGCACAAGCGGATATGCATTAGCCGCTTCTTGTTTTGGAGCGAGCAAGTCTTATGTTTTTAGAGCACATCTTCTTCCTCAGGCATTTCAAATATTGAGAGTACTTTTATTTACGGGACTTCCTGCTGTGGTAATGACTCTTGCAATATTCGGATTTTTAGGAATTTCTGCAGGGGGAGAAGTATTCGGACCGGGGCTTGGAGAACAAATTGCGTTTTCTAAAGATTACGCTCAAAATGCTCCTTGGTCGTTGGTGTTTCCTACGCTTGGAATTTTAGGTTTAGTAATGACAGTGGGAGGAAAACGTCCTTGA
- a CDS encoding PEGA domain-containing protein: MNLLFFRKLSALILLICLAPLFVGTPTYGNGIDEYYRLPEYSSPEKIQFEKERKLCIFPLRNLSGDTSLDFYSSGYASVLYSGLKSLVQIYDESLIPKSIQHSFGPNPSEVRPNLREGEWDYAGLEKLKKGELSLNVSRDPRYLILKVQPYETETAPDEGFLIPISRKYDCFYSTYGEFEKKGEEIRISIRMRSSKDGSKKEFSQKTSIRRSYQELNPVIEEIRKTLLGKHTKALSIKTGNQYDSLVFLDGNYIGKTPLKRNDILFGIHDIRITKNGYSDWVGQIDLRESPKDLDIVLEKDKKEGFLSVDSDPQGAKVYLGSEYLGVTPLVKVPVKIGWNRLRFVLGDHVDQFKGVEIKKGEVSEIKAKLKEGESVSYYRNKKYLFLDHTYDDFAIYSLYGSLFFYAGYYYFNLRADQALENARPMVQITNFVALQELQQSSPNTQTFALSYFYQESIYNDAKDKSDYFRSISGRFGKHQGIHGGLMLYGIGTMLLLSATFYALGLDSETLEVGVAPVKTMPTFVRGIEGQYETESYAKFNMRF; encoded by the coding sequence TTGAACTTATTATTCTTCCGAAAGCTGTCTGCGCTTATATTATTAATTTGTTTAGCTCCTTTGTTTGTTGGAACTCCAACATACGGAAATGGGATAGATGAGTATTATCGTCTTCCTGAATATTCTTCTCCTGAAAAGATCCAATTCGAGAAAGAAAGAAAACTTTGTATTTTCCCTCTTAGAAATTTATCAGGAGATACATCTTTAGATTTTTATTCATCCGGATATGCTTCCGTTCTTTATTCGGGTTTAAAATCTTTAGTTCAGATTTATGACGAATCTTTAATCCCTAAATCCATCCAACATTCTTTTGGTCCGAATCCTTCCGAAGTTAGACCGAATTTAAGAGAAGGAGAATGGGATTATGCAGGACTCGAAAAATTAAAGAAGGGAGAACTTTCTTTAAATGTATCAAGGGATCCTAGATATTTAATTTTGAAAGTACAACCTTACGAAACGGAAACTGCTCCCGACGAGGGATTTCTTATTCCAATCTCCAGAAAATACGACTGTTTTTATTCTACTTATGGAGAGTTTGAGAAGAAGGGAGAAGAGATCCGAATTAGTATCCGGATGAGATCATCTAAAGACGGATCTAAAAAAGAATTTTCGCAAAAAACAAGCATTAGGCGTTCTTATCAGGAATTAAACCCTGTTATAGAAGAGATCCGCAAAACACTTTTAGGAAAACATACCAAAGCACTTTCCATAAAAACCGGAAACCAATACGATTCACTCGTATTTTTAGATGGGAATTATATCGGGAAAACGCCCTTAAAAAGAAATGATATTCTTTTCGGGATCCACGATATTCGGATCACTAAAAACGGATACTCAGATTGGGTCGGTCAAATAGATTTAAGAGAATCTCCTAAAGATCTGGATATTGTATTAGAAAAAGATAAAAAAGAAGGTTTTCTTTCGGTGGATTCGGATCCCCAGGGTGCAAAAGTATATTTAGGCTCGGAATATTTGGGTGTCACTCCACTTGTAAAGGTCCCAGTCAAAATAGGCTGGAATAGATTGAGATTCGTTTTAGGCGATCATGTGGATCAATTTAAAGGAGTGGAGATCAAAAAAGGAGAAGTATCCGAGATCAAAGCAAAGCTGAAAGAAGGCGAATCAGTTTCTTATTATAGAAATAAAAAGTATTTATTCTTAGATCATACCTATGATGATTTCGCGATCTATTCCCTTTACGGAAGTTTATTCTTCTACGCTGGATATTATTATTTCAATTTAAGAGCGGATCAAGCTTTGGAAAATGCAAGGCCAATGGTCCAAATCACGAATTTTGTGGCTCTACAGGAATTGCAGCAATCTTCTCCTAATACCCAAACATTCGCGCTTTCCTATTTTTATCAGGAAAGTATCTATAACGACGCCAAAGACAAGTCGGACTATTTCAGATCTATCTCCGGAAGATTTGGAAAACACCAAGGGATCCATGGCGGGCTCATGTTGTACGGGATAGGCACAATGCTGCTTCTATCTGCGACTTTTTATGCTCTAGGACTAGACTCTGAAACCTTGGAAGTGGGAGTTGCCCCTGTCAAAACTATGCCTACATTCGTAAGAGGTATAGAAGGACAGTATGAAACTGAGTCTTACGCAAAATTTAATATGAGATTTTGA